The region TAAAGACCGACATGAAAGAGCAGACTGAAAATGTGATGATCGTTGATCTGGTGAGAAATGATTTGACGAGATCTGCTAAAAAAGGTACAGTTAAAGTAGAGGAACTCTTTGGCATCTACGCTTTCCCGCAGGTTTATCAAATGATTTCCACGGTGACCTGCGAAAAGGATGCTGAAGTGGATCTGATCGACGTGATTAAAAATGCTTTTCCAATGGGCTCGATGACCGGCGCGCCAAAAGTAAGTGCCTTGAAATTGTCTGAAGAATATGAACGCAGTAAGCGAGGTGCTTATTCCGGCGCGCTAGGGTATTTTACTCCCTCTGGAAACTTCGATTTTAATGTGGTGATCAGAAGTATTTTGTACAACGAAACTAAACATTATGTCTCTTTTCAGGTTGGCAGCGCAATAACGCATACTGCTGTCGCTGAGAACGAATATGAAGAATGCCTTTTGAAGGCCTCTGCGATCATGGCTGTGCTTAACAACAAAAAAACCGCTGTGAACAGCGGTCTTGAATCTATCGGATAGGTTTCCCTGTTGTAGAGTTGTAATATCGTTGTGCCTCTGGTAGAGCTCGCTGGATTTGAGCAATACGTGTAGCATCACTTGGGTGTGTACTTAAAAACTCAGGTGGTTTCTGGCTTCCCTGTGAGGCGCTGGACATTCTTTGCCAGAAGGATGTGGCATTTTGCGGATTGTATCCTGCCATTGCCATAAATATGAGACCTAATCTGTCTGCCTCCAATTCCTGATTTCGCGAGTATTTTAACATCGCAATTGGAGCTCCAACGCCGTACAGGGTGTTAAAAACAGATTGACTGCGTGGATTTCTGGACAAGGCCACGTTTCCGGCGACACCTATGCCCTGCGACACCATTTCCTGAGACATACGTTCGGCGCTGTGGCCTGCTATTGCGTGAGCGATTTCATGCCCTAAAACCGTTGCCAGGCCAGCATCATCCTGCGTGACAGGCAGTATTCCGGTATAAACCACAATTTTTCCGCCGGGCATGCACCATGCGTTCAGCTCCTTACTCTGAACAACATTCACTTCCCACTTATAGTCGGCAATCAGGTCTCCGTAATTGTTGTTGTTCATATAATTCTTCACAGAAGCAATTAGCTTGTTGCCTACATTCTTAACCCGCTGCGCCTGAGCGTTATTACTGGGCAGAACCGCACTTTTGTTTTCTGTAAGAAACTCGCTGTAAGCTTGAAATGCCATTGGCAACACCTGATCGTTACTCACCAGGTTTAACCTGCTTCTGCCAGTCAAGGGTACCGTAGAACAAGATGATAGGGCCAGCGCAACCGCAACTGATCCTGTAAGTAATATCCTTCTCATGATTTAGAATTAAATTTTTCCTTTTTTAAAGAGGTATACTTTCGATTCCTTGCCTTTAAGCAGCCGTTCGAGATTTTTCTGGTGGGTAACCAGGACCAGTATGCAGACACACATCCCATATAAAACTTCCGACTTTATAGAAGAATGCAGAATAAATACAATGCTTAAAGGGAATGTAAACCCTGCACATATGGAGCTTAGTGATACGTACTTCGTAACCAGCAACACGACAACAAAGACAAGAACACAAAGCATAGCCGCCTGGAAGTTTACTGCCAAAATCATTCCAAAAAGCGTGGCAACGCCCTTACCACCCCTAAACCCGGCGAAAACAGGAAAAAGATGGCCCATAACAGCGGTGACGCCAAGTGCCAGCTGGTAATTGATAAACTGTGAAGAGTTTTGCGGCCCGGTAACAGAGAGCCCTATAAAATAAGCCAGTTGGGTTGCTGTAAAACCTTTAGCTATATCGATGATCATCACGGCAAGTCCTGCCTTTTTTCCCAGTACCCGGAAAGTGTTTGTCGCCCCGGCATTCCCACTTCCGTATTCCCTTACATCCACGCCATAGAATGCCTGTCCGAGCCAGACTGCCGTGGGTATGGATCCTAAAAGATAGGCAAAGAGAACCGCGAAAATCGAGTACACCGATATCATATCCTTAAAAAGCTTTTAGACTCAGGTCAAGACTTTTTACAGAATGAGTGAGCGCACCCATGGATATATAATCGACGCCACAAGCGGCGTAAGCCACCAGGTTGTCTCTGGTGATGCCACCTGATGCTTCGGTTATATAACGTCCGCCGATCAGGTTAACAGCTTCTGTCAGGTCGGCATAATTAAAGTTGTCTAACATGATCCTGTCTACAGAGCCTGTCGCTAAAACTTCCGACAGCTCCATAAGGTTTCTCACCTCAATCTCGATCTCCAGTTGCTTTTTATGATTGCTTAAATAGTCGTTTGCCGACTCAATTGCGTTTTTGATACCTCCGGCAAAATCAACATGGTTGTCTTTGATGAGAATCATATCGTATAAGCCCGTACGGTGATTAACACCCCCTCCGATACGTACTGCCCACTTCTCGAAGTAGCGGAATCCAGGCGTCGTTTTGCGCGTATCTAATAGCTTGGTTTTGTAGGGTTCGAGAAGGTTGACGAGGTCGCGGGTTATGGTTGCTATCCCGCTCATGCGTTGCATGCAGTTCAACACCAACCGTTCTGAAAGTAAGATGGACTGCACATTTCCGGAAACGACCAAAACAACATCACCTTCTGCAACCTTGTCTCCATCCTTAGCGTACGCTTCAACGATCAACTGCTCGTCTACTGCGTGGAATATGCTTAGCGCGAGTTCGACTCCTGCTATGACCCCACTTTCTTTCACAAGCAGTTTTGCTCTGCCTTGTGTATTCCCCGGAATTGTTGCTAGTGAGGTATGATCACCATCTCCCTGATCTTCTGAAATAGCGTGTCTTACGAACTGATCTATGATTTGCTTATCCAAAACTTAAATTTATTCCAAAAATAGCATTTTAGAACTACTTCTCGGCCTCAATTCGCAATTCGGTGATAAAAAACGAAGCGGCGATTTTCTTCATTGTAACAGATACCCTGAAATTTCCGCTTTTTGTTGCAAGCGAGAAAGCTCCGTATCTGTAATTAGGATTTGTATCAAGGCGGTGTATAACCGCTGCCTTGACAGGAGGATGCTTAGAAAAGAAACTTCTCAATATTTGTTCTGCCTGTGCTTTTGCATACACATCTTCTTCGTCAATCACGCTTAATTCCACTGATGAGGTAAATGAGGATGCGATGTCTTTGGAATTACCCGCTTTGAGCTGATTCGATAGATTATCTAAAATATCGACCTGTACCGCATTGCCTGAAACAACGCTGTAAGAGAGCAGGAGTATGGATAAAAGGTACTTGATCATATCATTAGCTAATGTCAGAATTCGCACACAAACTATGCCACAGGTGTCCGAACTTGCGAATTTGCTTCGAAAGAACATATCTATGCCCTATATTTGCCATTCCACAGATTTTAAACTTGTGCTAATGAATACTAATAAAAAGGTCGTGCTTCTAATCCTGGATGGATGGGGATATGGAAAAAGAGATCATTCTGACGCAGCTTTTGTTGCAAATACACCGTTCTTTGACAGTTTGCAGGAGAAATATCCTCATTCCAAATTGGAAGCCTCAGGAGAAGCGGTTGGCTTGCCTGCAGGACAGATGGGTAATTCTGAAGTAGGTCATATGAACTTGGGCGCGGGCAGAATTGTGTACCAGGAACTGGGCAGAATTAATAAGGCTATAAGCGACAGAACATTGCACGCTAATGAGGTTTTATTGGATGCATTCCATTATGCCAAGGTAAACAACAAGGCTGTTCATTTTATTGGTTTGTTGTCAGATGGAGGAGTACATGCTCATATTAACCATCTTAAAGCGCTTTGTGACGCTGCTGACGAGCAGCATCTTGAAAACGTTTTTATCCATGCGTTCCTGGATGGCAGAGATACTGACCCTAACTCGGGAAAGGGCTTCGTTACGGATCTTTCCGAGCATTTGTCTCAGAGGAATTCGAATGCGAAACTTGCGAGTGTAGTGGGTCGCTACTTCGCGATGGACCGGGACAACCGCTGGGAGCGAATCCGTATTGCCTATGATATGCTTACAAAGGGCATCGGCCAACACACTAATGACGTGCTTGGTGCTATTACTGCCTCATACGAAAAGGGCGTAACAGATGAATTTGTACAACCAATAGTTATAACAGCACCTGATTTGCGTCCGGTTGCCACCATCCAGCCCGACGATGTGGTGATTTGTTTTAATTACAGAACAGACCGTGGCCGCGAAATTACTTCGGCGCTTTGTCAGACAGATTATCCTGACTTTGACATGCATTGTATGAAGCTGCATTATGTAACGATGACGAGTTACGATGAGAGCTTCAGGAACGTTAATGTTATTTTTAGAAAAGACGACCTCTCGCTTACACTGGGCGAAGTTTTGGAGCAAAACCAAAAACGGCAGATCCGCATTGCTGAAACGGAAAAATATCCTCACGTTACGTTCTTTTTCTCGGGCGGACGTGAAAAAGAGTTTGACGGAGAGAAGCGTATCCTTATTCCCTCTCCGAAGGTGGCTACCTACGACCTGCAACCTGAGATGAGCGCAGATGGAATTGCTGATGCAATTTGCCTAGAGCTGGTGACTGGCTGGCCTGATTTCGTTTGCCTGAATTTTGCAAATCCGGATATGGTAGGTCACACAGGTGTTTTTGAAGCTGTGGTAAAGGCGGTAGAAACTGCAGACCGTTGTATGGAGCGCGTGGTGACAACAGGCGTTGCGCATGGGTATTCTTTCATCATTTTAGCCGATCATGGCAATTCTGAATTTATGGTTAACGAGGATGGCTCTGTAAACACCGCCCATACTACTAATTTGGTGCCTTGTATCTTAATTGATGGTGATTACCATTCAGTTGCGGACGGAAAATTAGGCGACATCGCGCCCACCGTTCTGAAAATTATGGGTATTCCCAAGCCTGAAGTAATGACCGGGACCAGTCTTGTTTAATGAAGCCTGCTTCCAAAATACTTTGTTTACTGATTATTACCTTATCTGCTTGTACCAGCGAACCGAAAGAGGTATTAAGAGGCGAGTATTTCGACCTAGCGGGTTATCTGCATAAAGAGGCCAGGCAATTATCATCAACCGTACGGAGAGCCAAAAAAACCGTAGGTATTGATGGTAGCTATGAGACAAAGGAATTGCGAATCACAGATTGGGAAGAGGAGCTTGCCCCTTTCATCGATGCCGACATTAATAAGGCTGCATGGAGGGGAAAGTTTAGGGAAGTTAAGGATAAGAATAAGGTTTCTTACGTGTCGGAAGATACAAAAATACCGGTTAAGGAGCTTTCAGTTTCGTTCGAAAACAATGCGATAGATGCGATTTCTGTGGTACTTAAAACGGATAATATATTGTATTCATCGTACGACAGCCTGCGGTTCTTCCCCGATAGTCTCTATGAGATCAGACGGGTTCAAAAAATTAACATGCTGGGAGAAAAAGTTTACACGGTTCGCGCCTCCTTAAAAAAAAGCAAAGCGGAATAATTGCTATTTTAAACTGGCTATTTGTGCCTTTACGTAATCTACCAGTGAAACGATGTCTTTACGTTGAGGCTGGATCAGGAGGATTTTATTAAAGTCAGAAATTGAGTTATTAAACAAGGCAAGGCATCCTGCTTTGTCGGACGACCGCTTGATCTTGTAGGACTTATAAATTGCATAGTCTTTATAGGCAAGTCCCCTGTTTTGAAGAAGTTGCGGATCTTCTTCTCCGTTTATTTCTATTGCTTTGCTGAAATCTTTTATAGACGCCAGATAGAAGCCTTCCCGCAATTGATTCGAGGACTCTTTAGGGTCGTTTGCGACGTTTAGCCGTGCTTTGCCACGATAGTAGTACGCGGAATAATCGCTTGGCTTTACATTGATAAACCGGGAATATGCGGATATGGCGTGATCAAAGTTGCCACATTGATAATACGAGTAACCAAGCATTTTTAAAATGTTAGCATTGCTGGGGTCTTTTGCCTCCGCCTTTTCCAGCTGCGTTACCGCTGCCTTATAGTCGCCCTTCAACATGGCGCGCATTGCTAATCTATCGTAATTATTCGCTTGACTGAGGGCAGCACTGCTGGAACTTAGCAGAAGTATAAACACAGCCAGTTTTAAATGATTCATCTTTTTATGTTAAAAACTATCCCACATGTACAAGCAAAGTTATAATTATTTGCGACTTTTCCTTTGCCTCTTCAATGTTATAACGGCAATTGGAGGGAATTATGACTGACGATAAGTTAATAGCTGACTTTTTATCCGATAATTATACGTATCCCCTTTTTGGCATAGGAGTTGAAATCCTGTAATGGGCAGCGGAGACTACTGTTTTAATAAGACGGGGCTGTCACAATGTCGTTTTTAAATTTTAGAGGACCCATTAATGAGCATACTGGACCAATTTGACTTTTCCCAAGCATTACCTATTATAAATGAAGATACGGAATTTTTCCCCCTTATGTCGCAACAGGATGAAGACGACATGAACAATGAGGAGACGCCCGATATCTTACCAATTCTGCCTTTGAGAAATACCGTGCTGTTTCCCGGCGTGGTTATCCCTATCACGGTGGGGAGAGATAAATCTATAAAACTTATCAGGGAAGCTTACAAGGGTGACAGGACGATTGGCGTAGTGTCTCAGCGCGATACAACAATTGAGGATCCAACCTTTGAGCAATTGAATACGGTGGGCACCGTAGCCCACATTATAAAGATGTTGCAAATGCCTGATGGCAATACGACAGTAATCATTCAGGGCAAGCAACGGTTTCGCCTGGTAGAACCGGTGCAACTTGAACCATATATAAAAGTCACCATCAGCCGCTTCCAGGAATCGAAGCCGAAGGAGGACAAAGAGTTTAAGGCGCTCGTGGCATCGATTAAAGAGATGTCTGCACAGATCATTCAGCTTTCACCTAATATTCCGAGCGAAGCGGGCATTGCGCTGAAAAACATTGAAAGCACTTCATTTCTGATCAATTTCATATCCTCCAACATGAACGCCGATGTTTCGGACAAACAGAAAATGCTTGAGATGGGTAACCTTCGGGAACGTGCGACGATGGTGATGGAATTGCTTACTCTTGAGTTGCAGATGCTGGAACTCAAAAATCAGATTCAATCAAAAGTACGTACTGATCTGGATAAGCAACAAAGGGATTATTTTTTAAATCAGCAGCTAAAAACCATACAGGAGGAACTTGGGGGAAACTCATCAGATCTGGAGTTTGAGGCCCTTCAGGCACGGGCTAAGAAAAAGAAATGGGCTGCACCAGTGGGGCAACACTTTAATAAAGAGCTCGAAAAACTAGGCCGGATGAATCCTGCAGCTCCGGATTACTCGGTCACTTTAAATTATCTTGAATTATTACTGGATTTGCCCTGGAACGATTTCACCAAAGATAATTTCGACTTGAAACGGGCTCAGCGCATCCTTGACAAAGATCATTTCGGGCTGGAAAAGGTAAAGAAGAGAATTATAGAGTATTTGGCGGTACTTAAATTGAAACGGGATATGAAAGCGCCGATCATTTGCCTTGTGGGCCCTCCGGGAGTTGGAAAGACTTCTCTGGGAAAGTCTATCGCTAAAGCGCTTAACAGAAAATATGTGAGAATGGCACTAGGTGGCGTGCGCGATGAAGCGGAGATACGTGGCCATAGGAAAACCTATATCGGAGCGATGCCTGGACGCATTATCCAATCGATAAAGAAGGCCGGAGCAGCTAATCCTGTGTTTGTGCTGGACGAAATAGACAAGGTTGGATCCGACTTTCGGGGCGACCCTTCTTCTGCATTGCTTGAGGTTCTGGATCCTGAGCAAAATGCTGCGTTTAACGATCATTATGTCGAGACCGAATATGACCTGTCTAACGTTTTGTT is a window of Pedobacter faecalis DNA encoding:
- a CDS encoding M48 family metallopeptidase, which produces MRRILLTGSVAVALALSSCSTVPLTGRSRLNLVSNDQVLPMAFQAYSEFLTENKSAVLPSNNAQAQRVKNVGNKLIASVKNYMNNNNYGDLIADYKWEVNVVQSKELNAWCMPGGKIVVYTGILPVTQDDAGLATVLGHEIAHAIAGHSAERMSQEMVSQGIGVAGNVALSRNPRSQSVFNTLYGVGAPIAMLKYSRNQELEADRLGLIFMAMAGYNPQNATSFWQRMSSASQGSQKPPEFLSTHPSDATRIAQIQRALPEAQRYYNSTTGKPIR
- the plsY gene encoding glycerol-3-phosphate 1-O-acyltransferase PlsY → MISVYSIFAVLFAYLLGSIPTAVWLGQAFYGVDVREYGSGNAGATNTFRVLGKKAGLAVMIIDIAKGFTATQLAYFIGLSVTGPQNSSQFINYQLALGVTAVMGHLFPVFAGFRGGKGVATLFGMILAVNFQAAMLCVLVFVVVLLVTKYVSLSSICAGFTFPLSIVFILHSSIKSEVLYGMCVCILVLVTHQKNLERLLKGKESKVYLFKKGKI
- the nadC gene encoding carboxylating nicotinate-nucleotide diphosphorylase gives rise to the protein MDKQIIDQFVRHAISEDQGDGDHTSLATIPGNTQGRAKLLVKESGVIAGVELALSIFHAVDEQLIVEAYAKDGDKVAEGDVVLVVSGNVQSILLSERLVLNCMQRMSGIATITRDLVNLLEPYKTKLLDTRKTTPGFRYFEKWAVRIGGGVNHRTGLYDMILIKDNHVDFAGGIKNAIESANDYLSNHKKQLEIEIEVRNLMELSEVLATGSVDRIMLDNFNYADLTEAVNLIGGRYITEASGGITRDNLVAYAACGVDYISMGALTHSVKSLDLSLKAF
- a CDS encoding DUF4783 domain-containing protein; its protein translation is MIKYLLSILLLSYSVVSGNAVQVDILDNLSNQLKAGNSKDIASSFTSSVELSVIDEEDVYAKAQAEQILRSFFSKHPPVKAAVIHRLDTNPNYRYGAFSLATKSGNFRVSVTMKKIAASFFITELRIEAEK
- the gpmI gene encoding 2,3-bisphosphoglycerate-independent phosphoglycerate mutase, translated to MNTNKKVVLLILDGWGYGKRDHSDAAFVANTPFFDSLQEKYPHSKLEASGEAVGLPAGQMGNSEVGHMNLGAGRIVYQELGRINKAISDRTLHANEVLLDAFHYAKVNNKAVHFIGLLSDGGVHAHINHLKALCDAADEQHLENVFIHAFLDGRDTDPNSGKGFVTDLSEHLSQRNSNAKLASVVGRYFAMDRDNRWERIRIAYDMLTKGIGQHTNDVLGAITASYEKGVTDEFVQPIVITAPDLRPVATIQPDDVVICFNYRTDRGREITSALCQTDYPDFDMHCMKLHYVTMTSYDESFRNVNVIFRKDDLSLTLGEVLEQNQKRQIRIAETEKYPHVTFFFSGGREKEFDGEKRILIPSPKVATYDLQPEMSADGIADAICLELVTGWPDFVCLNFANPDMVGHTGVFEAVVKAVETADRCMERVVTTGVAHGYSFIILADHGNSEFMVNEDGSVNTAHTTNLVPCILIDGDYHSVADGKLGDIAPTVLKIMGIPKPEVMTGTSLV
- a CDS encoding tetratricopeptide repeat protein, translating into MNHLKLAVFILLLSSSSAALSQANNYDRLAMRAMLKGDYKAAVTQLEKAEAKDPSNANILKMLGYSYYQCGNFDHAISAYSRFINVKPSDYSAYYYRGKARLNVANDPKESSNQLREGFYLASIKDFSKAIEINGEEDPQLLQNRGLAYKDYAIYKSYKIKRSSDKAGCLALFNNSISDFNKILLIQPQRKDIVSLVDYVKAQIASLK
- the lon gene encoding endopeptidase La, with product MSILDQFDFSQALPIINEDTEFFPLMSQQDEDDMNNEETPDILPILPLRNTVLFPGVVIPITVGRDKSIKLIREAYKGDRTIGVVSQRDTTIEDPTFEQLNTVGTVAHIIKMLQMPDGNTTVIIQGKQRFRLVEPVQLEPYIKVTISRFQESKPKEDKEFKALVASIKEMSAQIIQLSPNIPSEAGIALKNIESTSFLINFISSNMNADVSDKQKMLEMGNLRERATMVMELLTLELQMLELKNQIQSKVRTDLDKQQRDYFLNQQLKTIQEELGGNSSDLEFEALQARAKKKKWAAPVGQHFNKELEKLGRMNPAAPDYSVTLNYLELLLDLPWNDFTKDNFDLKRAQRILDKDHFGLEKVKKRIIEYLAVLKLKRDMKAPIICLVGPPGVGKTSLGKSIAKALNRKYVRMALGGVRDEAEIRGHRKTYIGAMPGRIIQSIKKAGAANPVFVLDEIDKVGSDFRGDPSSALLEVLDPEQNAAFNDHYVETEYDLSNVLFIATANSLSSIQPALLDRMEIIEVNGYTIEEKVQIAKKYLLPKQKEQHGIQTKDIVLKNSLIERVIEDYTRESGVRGLEKKIGALVRGVATKIAMEEKYDPSLTISDVERILGAPVYDKDLYEGNEVAGVVTGLAWTQVGGDILYIEASLSPGKGKLTLTGNLGDVMKESAIIALAYLRAHARLFDIDYRLFDHWDVHVHVPAGATPKDGPSAGITMLTALTSAFTQRKVKPNLAMTGEITLRGKVLPVGGIKEKILAAKRANIKDVILCVSNRKDILEIKEDYIKDLNFQYVTDMREVINLALTKEKVKNPQDLSIIALDQPAINLP